Proteins co-encoded in one Callospermophilus lateralis isolate mCalLat2 chromosome 2, mCalLat2.hap1, whole genome shotgun sequence genomic window:
- the Dnm1 gene encoding dynamin-1 isoform X3: MGNRGMEDLIPLVNRLQDAFSAIGQNADLDLPQIAVVGGQSAGKSSVLENFVGRDFLPRGSGIVTRRPLVLQLVNANTEYAEFLHCKGKKFTDFEEVRLEIESETDRVTGTNKGISPVPINLRVYSPHVLNLTLVDLPGMTKVPVGDQPPDIEFQIRDMLMQFVTKENCLILAVSPANSDLANSDALKVAKEVDPQGQRTIGVITKLDLMDEGTDARDVLENKLLPLRRGYIGVVNRSQKDIDGKKDITAALAAERKFFLSHPSYRHLADRMGTPYLQKVLNQQLTNHIRDTLPGLRNKLQSQLLSIEKEVEEYKNFRPDDPARKTKALLQMVQQFAVDFEKRIEGSGDQIDTYELSGGARINRIFHERFPFELVKMEFDEKELRREISYAIKNIHGIRTGLFTPDMAFETIVKKQVKKIREPCLKCVDMVISELISTVRQCTKKLQQYPRLREEMERIVTTHIREREGRTKEQVMLLIDIELAYMNTNHEDFIGFANAQQRSNQMNKKKASGNQVIRKGWLTINNIGIMKGGSKEYWFVLTAENLSWYKDDEEKEKKYMLSVDNLKLRDVEKGFMSSKHIFALFNTEQRNVYKDYRQLELACETQEEVDSWKASFLRAGVYPERVGASESEENGSDSFMHSMDPQLERQVETIRNLVDSYMAIVNKTVRDLMPKTIMHLMINNTKEFIFSELLANLYSCGDQNTLMEESAEQAQRRDEMLRMYHALKEALSIIGDINTTTVSTPMPPPVDDSWLQVQSVPAGRRSPTSSPTPQRRAPAVPPARPGSRGPAPGPPPAGSALGGAPPVPSRPGASPDPFGPPPQVPSRPNRAPPGVPSRKGPASPTRPAAPRPAEAPLLDL; encoded by the exons ATGGGCAACCGGGGCATGGAGGATCTCATCCCGCTGGTCAACCGGCTGCAGGATGCCTTCTCCGCCATCGGCCAGAACGCGGACCTCGACCTGCCGCAGATCGCCGTGGTGGGCGGCCAGAGCGCCGGCAAGAGCTCGGTGCTTGAGAATTTCGTAGGCAG GGACTTCTTGCCCCGAGGATCTGGCATTGTCACGCGACGTCCCCTGGTCCTGCAGCTGGTCAATGCTAACACAG AATACGCGGAGTTCCTGCACTGCAAGGGGAAGAAGTTCACTGACTTCGAGGAGGTGCGCCTGGAAATCGAGTCCGAGACCGACCGGGTCACCGGTACCAACAAGGGCATCTCTCCGGTGCCCATAAACCTGCGAGTCTACTCGCCGCACG TACTGAACCTGACACTGGTGGACCTGCCCGGAATGACCAAGGTGCCCGTGGGAGACCAGCCTCCGGACATCGAGTTCCAGATCCGAGACATGCTTATGCAGTTCGTCACCAAGGAGAACTGCCTCATCTTGGCGGTGTCCCCTGCCAACTCCGACCTGGCCAACTCTGATGCCCTCAAGGTGGCCAAGGAGGTGGACCCCCAGG GTCAGCGCACCATTGGGGTCATCACCAAGCTGGACCTGATGGATGAGGGCACAGATGCCAGGGATGTGCTGGAGAACAAGCTGCTCCCCCTGCGCCGAG GCTACATTGGAGTGGTGAACAGGAGCCAGAAGGACATAGATGGCAAGAAGGACATCACGGCTGCCTTGGCCGCTGAGCGCAAGTTCTTCCTCTCCCACCCATCCTATCGCCACCTGGCTGACCGCATGGGGACACCCTACCTGCAGAAGGTCCTCAACCAG CAACTGACGAACCACATCCGGGACACACTGCCTGGACTGCGGAACAAGCTGCAAAGCCAGCTGCTGTCCATCGAGAAGGAGGTGGAGGAGTATAAGAACTTCCGCCCTGATGACCCTGCACGGAAGACCAAGGCCCTGCTCCA GATGGTCCAGCAGTTTGCAGTGGACTTTGAGAAGCGTATTGAGGGCTCCGGAGACCAGATCGACACCTATGAGCTGTCTGGGGGAGCCCGCATAAACCGGATCTTCCATGAACGCTTCCCCTTTGAGCTAGTCAAG ATGGAGTTTGATGAGAAAGAACTTCGAAGGGAGATCAGCTATGCCATCAAGAATATCCATGGCATTAG AACGGGGCTGTTTACCCCAGACATGGCCTTTGAGACCATTGTGAAAAAGCAGGTGAAGAAGATCCGAGAACCGTGTCTCAAGTGTGTGGACATGGTTATCTCGGAGCTAATCAGCACCGTTAGACAGTGCACCAAGAAG CTCCAGCAGTACCCTCGGCTGCGGGAGGAGATGGAGCGCATCGTGACCACCCACATCCGGGAGCGTGAGGGCCGCACCAAGGAGCAG GTCATGCTTCTCATCGATATTGAGCTGGCTTACATGAACACCAACCACGAGGACTTCATAGGCTTTGCCAA TGCTCAGCAGAGGAGCAACCAGATGAACAAGAAGAAGGCTTCAGGCAACCAG GTCATCCGGAAGGGCTGGCTGACCATCAATAATATTGGCATCATGAAGGGGGGTTCCAAGGAGTACTGGTTTGTGCTGACTGCTGAGAATCTTTCCTGGTATAAGGATGATGAG gagaaagagaagaaatacaTGCTGTCTGTGGACAATCTGAAGCTGCGTGATGTGGAGAAGGGGTTCATGTCCAGCAAGCATATATTTGCCCTCTTCAACACAGAGCAGAG GAATGTCTACAAGGATTACCGGCAGCTGGAACTGGCCTGTGAGACACAGGAGGAGGTGGACAGCTGGAAGGCCTCCTTCCTGAGGGCTGGCGTGTACCCCGAGCGTGTTGGG GCCAGCGAGTCGGAGGAGAATGGCTCAGACAGCTTCATGCACTCCATGGACCCACAGCTGGAACGGCAGGTGGAGACCATCCGGAACCTGGTAGACTCATACATGGCCATTGTCAACAAGACAGTGCGGGACCTCATGCCCAAGACCATCATGCACCTCATGATTAACAAT ACCAAGGAGTTCATCTTCTCAGAGCTGCTGGCCAACCTGTACTCCTGCGGGGACCAGAACACACTGATGGAGGAGTCGGCGGAGCAGGCGCAGCGGCGCGACGAGATGCTGCGCATGTATCACGCGCTGAAGGAGGCGCTCAGCATCATCGGCGACATCAACACGACCACCGTCAGCACGCCTATGCCTCCGCCCGTGGACGACTCCTGGCTGCAGGTGCAGAGCGTACCGGCCGGACGCAG ATCGCCCACGTCCAGCCCCACGCCGCAGCGCCGAGCCCCCGCCGTGCCCCCAGCCCGGCCCGGGTCGCGGGGCCCTGCTCCTGGGCCTCCGCCTGCTGGGTCCGCCCTGGGGGGGGCGCCCCCCGTGCCCTCCAGGCCGGGGGCTTCCCCTGACCCCTTCGGCCCCCCTCCCCAGGTGCCCTCGCGCCCCAACCGCGCCCCGCCTGGGGTCCCCAG
- the Dnm1 gene encoding dynamin-1 isoform X2, translating into MGNRGMEDLIPLVNRLQDAFSAIGQNADLDLPQIAVVGGQSAGKSSVLENFVGRDFLPRGSGIVTRRPLVLQLVNANTEYAEFLHCKGKKFTDFEEVRLEIESETDRVTGTNKGISPVPINLRVYSPHVLNLTLVDLPGMTKVPVGDQPPDIEFQIRDMLMQFVTKENCLILAVSPANSDLANSDALKVAKEVDPQGQRTIGVITKLDLMDEGTDARDVLENKLLPLRRGYIGVVNRSQKDIDGKKDITAALAAERKFFLSHPSYRHLADRMGTPYLQKVLNQQLTNHIRDTLPGLRNKLQSQLLSIEKEVEEYKNFRPDDPARKTKALLQMVQQFAVDFEKRIEGSGDQIDTYELSGGARINRIFHERFPFELVKMEFDEKELRREISYAIKNIHGIRTGLFTPDMAFETIVKKQVKKIREPCLKCVDMVISELISTVRQCTKKLQQYPRLREEMERIVTTHIREREGRTKEQVMLLIDIELAYMNTNHEDFIGFANAQQRSNQMNKKKASGNQDEILVIRKGWLTINNIGIMKGGSKEYWFVLTAENLSWYKDDEEKEKKYMLSVDNLKLRDVEKGFMSSKHIFALFNTEQRNVYKDYRQLELACETQEEVDSWKASFLRAGVYPERVGASESEENGSDSFMHSMDPQLERQVETIRNLVDSYMAIVNKTVRDLMPKTIMHLMINNTKEFIFSELLANLYSCGDQNTLMEESAEQAQRRDEMLRMYHALKEALSIIGDINTTTVSTPMPPPVDDSWLQVQSVPAGRRSPTSSPTPQRRAPAVPPARPGSRGPAPGPPPAGSALGGAPPVPSRPGASPDPFGPPPQVPSRPNRAPPGVPRKGPASPTRPAAPRPAEAPLLDL; encoded by the exons ATGGGCAACCGGGGCATGGAGGATCTCATCCCGCTGGTCAACCGGCTGCAGGATGCCTTCTCCGCCATCGGCCAGAACGCGGACCTCGACCTGCCGCAGATCGCCGTGGTGGGCGGCCAGAGCGCCGGCAAGAGCTCGGTGCTTGAGAATTTCGTAGGCAG GGACTTCTTGCCCCGAGGATCTGGCATTGTCACGCGACGTCCCCTGGTCCTGCAGCTGGTCAATGCTAACACAG AATACGCGGAGTTCCTGCACTGCAAGGGGAAGAAGTTCACTGACTTCGAGGAGGTGCGCCTGGAAATCGAGTCCGAGACCGACCGGGTCACCGGTACCAACAAGGGCATCTCTCCGGTGCCCATAAACCTGCGAGTCTACTCGCCGCACG TACTGAACCTGACACTGGTGGACCTGCCCGGAATGACCAAGGTGCCCGTGGGAGACCAGCCTCCGGACATCGAGTTCCAGATCCGAGACATGCTTATGCAGTTCGTCACCAAGGAGAACTGCCTCATCTTGGCGGTGTCCCCTGCCAACTCCGACCTGGCCAACTCTGATGCCCTCAAGGTGGCCAAGGAGGTGGACCCCCAGG GTCAGCGCACCATTGGGGTCATCACCAAGCTGGACCTGATGGATGAGGGCACAGATGCCAGGGATGTGCTGGAGAACAAGCTGCTCCCCCTGCGCCGAG GCTACATTGGAGTGGTGAACAGGAGCCAGAAGGACATAGATGGCAAGAAGGACATCACGGCTGCCTTGGCCGCTGAGCGCAAGTTCTTCCTCTCCCACCCATCCTATCGCCACCTGGCTGACCGCATGGGGACACCCTACCTGCAGAAGGTCCTCAACCAG CAACTGACGAACCACATCCGGGACACACTGCCTGGACTGCGGAACAAGCTGCAAAGCCAGCTGCTGTCCATCGAGAAGGAGGTGGAGGAGTATAAGAACTTCCGCCCTGATGACCCTGCACGGAAGACCAAGGCCCTGCTCCA GATGGTCCAGCAGTTTGCAGTGGACTTTGAGAAGCGTATTGAGGGCTCCGGAGACCAGATCGACACCTATGAGCTGTCTGGGGGAGCCCGCATAAACCGGATCTTCCATGAACGCTTCCCCTTTGAGCTAGTCAAG ATGGAGTTTGATGAGAAAGAACTTCGAAGGGAGATCAGCTATGCCATCAAGAATATCCATGGCATTAG AACGGGGCTGTTTACCCCAGACATGGCCTTTGAGACCATTGTGAAAAAGCAGGTGAAGAAGATCCGAGAACCGTGTCTCAAGTGTGTGGACATGGTTATCTCGGAGCTAATCAGCACCGTTAGACAGTGCACCAAGAAG CTCCAGCAGTACCCTCGGCTGCGGGAGGAGATGGAGCGCATCGTGACCACCCACATCCGGGAGCGTGAGGGCCGCACCAAGGAGCAG GTCATGCTTCTCATCGATATTGAGCTGGCTTACATGAACACCAACCACGAGGACTTCATAGGCTTTGCCAA TGCTCAGCAGAGGAGCAACCAGATGAACAAGAAGAAGGCTTCAGGCAACCAG GATGAGATTCTG GTCATCCGGAAGGGCTGGCTGACCATCAATAATATTGGCATCATGAAGGGGGGTTCCAAGGAGTACTGGTTTGTGCTGACTGCTGAGAATCTTTCCTGGTATAAGGATGATGAG gagaaagagaagaaatacaTGCTGTCTGTGGACAATCTGAAGCTGCGTGATGTGGAGAAGGGGTTCATGTCCAGCAAGCATATATTTGCCCTCTTCAACACAGAGCAGAG GAATGTCTACAAGGATTACCGGCAGCTGGAACTGGCCTGTGAGACACAGGAGGAGGTGGACAGCTGGAAGGCCTCCTTCCTGAGGGCTGGCGTGTACCCCGAGCGTGTTGGG GCCAGCGAGTCGGAGGAGAATGGCTCAGACAGCTTCATGCACTCCATGGACCCACAGCTGGAACGGCAGGTGGAGACCATCCGGAACCTGGTAGACTCATACATGGCCATTGTCAACAAGACAGTGCGGGACCTCATGCCCAAGACCATCATGCACCTCATGATTAACAAT ACCAAGGAGTTCATCTTCTCAGAGCTGCTGGCCAACCTGTACTCCTGCGGGGACCAGAACACACTGATGGAGGAGTCGGCGGAGCAGGCGCAGCGGCGCGACGAGATGCTGCGCATGTATCACGCGCTGAAGGAGGCGCTCAGCATCATCGGCGACATCAACACGACCACCGTCAGCACGCCTATGCCTCCGCCCGTGGACGACTCCTGGCTGCAGGTGCAGAGCGTACCGGCCGGACGCAG ATCGCCCACGTCCAGCCCCACGCCGCAGCGCCGAGCCCCCGCCGTGCCCCCAGCCCGGCCCGGGTCGCGGGGCCCTGCTCCTGGGCCTCCGCCTGCTGGGTCCGCCCTGGGGGGGGCGCCCCCCGTGCCCTCCAGGCCGGGGGCTTCCCCTGACCCCTTCGGCCCCCCTCCCCAGGTGCCCTCGCGCCCCAACCGCGCCCCGCCTGGGGTCCCCAG
- the Dnm1 gene encoding dynamin-1 isoform X4 yields the protein MGNRGMEDLIPLVNRLQDAFSAIGQNADLDLPQIAVVGGQSAGKSSVLENFVGRDFLPRGSGIVTRRPLVLQLVNANTEYAEFLHCKGKKFTDFEEVRLEIESETDRVTGTNKGISPVPINLRVYSPHVLNLTLVDLPGMTKVPVGDQPPDIEFQIRDMLMQFVTKENCLILAVSPANSDLANSDALKVAKEVDPQGQRTIGVITKLDLMDEGTDARDVLENKLLPLRRGYIGVVNRSQKDIDGKKDITAALAAERKFFLSHPSYRHLADRMGTPYLQKVLNQQLTNHIRDTLPGLRNKLQSQLLSIEKEVEEYKNFRPDDPARKTKALLQMVQQFAVDFEKRIEGSGDQIDTYELSGGARINRIFHERFPFELVKMEFDEKELRREISYAIKNIHGIRTGLFTPDMAFETIVKKQVKKIREPCLKCVDMVISELISTVRQCTKKLQQYPRLREEMERIVTTHIREREGRTKEQVMLLIDIELAYMNTNHEDFIGFANAQQRSNQMNKKKASGNQDEILVIRKGWLTINNIGIMKGGSKEYWFVLTAENLSWYKDDEEKEKKYMLSVDNLKLRDVEKGFMSSKHIFALFNTEQRNVYKDYRQLELACETQEEVDSWKASFLRAGVYPERVGASESEENGSDSFMHSMDPQLERQVETIRNLVDSYMAIVNKTVRDLMPKTIMHLMINNTKEFIFSELLANLYSCGDQNTLMEESAEQAQRRDEMLRMYHALKEALSIIGDINTTTVSTPMPPPVDDSWLQVQSVPAGRRSPTSSPTPQRRAPAVPPARPGSRGPAPGPPPAGSALGGAPPVPSRPGASPDPFGPPPQVPSRPNRAPPGVPRITISDP from the exons ATGGGCAACCGGGGCATGGAGGATCTCATCCCGCTGGTCAACCGGCTGCAGGATGCCTTCTCCGCCATCGGCCAGAACGCGGACCTCGACCTGCCGCAGATCGCCGTGGTGGGCGGCCAGAGCGCCGGCAAGAGCTCGGTGCTTGAGAATTTCGTAGGCAG GGACTTCTTGCCCCGAGGATCTGGCATTGTCACGCGACGTCCCCTGGTCCTGCAGCTGGTCAATGCTAACACAG AATACGCGGAGTTCCTGCACTGCAAGGGGAAGAAGTTCACTGACTTCGAGGAGGTGCGCCTGGAAATCGAGTCCGAGACCGACCGGGTCACCGGTACCAACAAGGGCATCTCTCCGGTGCCCATAAACCTGCGAGTCTACTCGCCGCACG TACTGAACCTGACACTGGTGGACCTGCCCGGAATGACCAAGGTGCCCGTGGGAGACCAGCCTCCGGACATCGAGTTCCAGATCCGAGACATGCTTATGCAGTTCGTCACCAAGGAGAACTGCCTCATCTTGGCGGTGTCCCCTGCCAACTCCGACCTGGCCAACTCTGATGCCCTCAAGGTGGCCAAGGAGGTGGACCCCCAGG GTCAGCGCACCATTGGGGTCATCACCAAGCTGGACCTGATGGATGAGGGCACAGATGCCAGGGATGTGCTGGAGAACAAGCTGCTCCCCCTGCGCCGAG GCTACATTGGAGTGGTGAACAGGAGCCAGAAGGACATAGATGGCAAGAAGGACATCACGGCTGCCTTGGCCGCTGAGCGCAAGTTCTTCCTCTCCCACCCATCCTATCGCCACCTGGCTGACCGCATGGGGACACCCTACCTGCAGAAGGTCCTCAACCAG CAACTGACGAACCACATCCGGGACACACTGCCTGGACTGCGGAACAAGCTGCAAAGCCAGCTGCTGTCCATCGAGAAGGAGGTGGAGGAGTATAAGAACTTCCGCCCTGATGACCCTGCACGGAAGACCAAGGCCCTGCTCCA GATGGTCCAGCAGTTTGCAGTGGACTTTGAGAAGCGTATTGAGGGCTCCGGAGACCAGATCGACACCTATGAGCTGTCTGGGGGAGCCCGCATAAACCGGATCTTCCATGAACGCTTCCCCTTTGAGCTAGTCAAG ATGGAGTTTGATGAGAAAGAACTTCGAAGGGAGATCAGCTATGCCATCAAGAATATCCATGGCATTAG AACGGGGCTGTTTACCCCAGACATGGCCTTTGAGACCATTGTGAAAAAGCAGGTGAAGAAGATCCGAGAACCGTGTCTCAAGTGTGTGGACATGGTTATCTCGGAGCTAATCAGCACCGTTAGACAGTGCACCAAGAAG CTCCAGCAGTACCCTCGGCTGCGGGAGGAGATGGAGCGCATCGTGACCACCCACATCCGGGAGCGTGAGGGCCGCACCAAGGAGCAG GTCATGCTTCTCATCGATATTGAGCTGGCTTACATGAACACCAACCACGAGGACTTCATAGGCTTTGCCAA TGCTCAGCAGAGGAGCAACCAGATGAACAAGAAGAAGGCTTCAGGCAACCAG GATGAGATTCTG GTCATCCGGAAGGGCTGGCTGACCATCAATAATATTGGCATCATGAAGGGGGGTTCCAAGGAGTACTGGTTTGTGCTGACTGCTGAGAATCTTTCCTGGTATAAGGATGATGAG gagaaagagaagaaatacaTGCTGTCTGTGGACAATCTGAAGCTGCGTGATGTGGAGAAGGGGTTCATGTCCAGCAAGCATATATTTGCCCTCTTCAACACAGAGCAGAG GAATGTCTACAAGGATTACCGGCAGCTGGAACTGGCCTGTGAGACACAGGAGGAGGTGGACAGCTGGAAGGCCTCCTTCCTGAGGGCTGGCGTGTACCCCGAGCGTGTTGGG GCCAGCGAGTCGGAGGAGAATGGCTCAGACAGCTTCATGCACTCCATGGACCCACAGCTGGAACGGCAGGTGGAGACCATCCGGAACCTGGTAGACTCATACATGGCCATTGTCAACAAGACAGTGCGGGACCTCATGCCCAAGACCATCATGCACCTCATGATTAACAAT ACCAAGGAGTTCATCTTCTCAGAGCTGCTGGCCAACCTGTACTCCTGCGGGGACCAGAACACACTGATGGAGGAGTCGGCGGAGCAGGCGCAGCGGCGCGACGAGATGCTGCGCATGTATCACGCGCTGAAGGAGGCGCTCAGCATCATCGGCGACATCAACACGACCACCGTCAGCACGCCTATGCCTCCGCCCGTGGACGACTCCTGGCTGCAGGTGCAGAGCGTACCGGCCGGACGCAG ATCGCCCACGTCCAGCCCCACGCCGCAGCGCCGAGCCCCCGCCGTGCCCCCAGCCCGGCCCGGGTCGCGGGGCCCTGCTCCTGGGCCTCCGCCTGCTGGGTCCGCCCTGGGGGGGGCGCCCCCCGTGCCCTCCAGGCCGGGGGCTTCCCCTGACCCCTTCGGCCCCCCTCCCCAGGTGCCCTCGCGCCCCAACCGCGCCCCGCCTGGGGTCCCCAG
- the Dnm1 gene encoding dynamin-1 isoform X9, whose protein sequence is MGNRGMEDLIPLVNRLQDAFSAIGQNADLDLPQIAVVGGQSAGKSSVLENFVGRDFLPRGSGIVTRRPLVLQLVNANTEYAEFLHCKGKKFTDFEEVRLEIESETDRVTGTNKGISPVPINLRVYSPHVLNLTLVDLPGMTKVPVGDQPPDIEFQIRDMLMQFVTKENCLILAVSPANSDLANSDALKVAKEVDPQGQRTIGVITKLDLMDEGTDARDVLENKLLPLRRGYIGVVNRSQKDIDGKKDITAALAAERKFFLSHPSYRHLADRMGTPYLQKVLNQQLTNHIRDTLPGLRNKLQSQLLSIEKEVEEYKNFRPDDPARKTKALLQMVQQFAVDFEKRIEGSGDQIDTYELSGGARINRIFHERFPFELVKMEFDEKELRREISYAIKNIHGIRTGLFTPDLAFEATVKKQVQKLKEPSIKCVDMVVSELTTTIRKCSEKLQQYPRLREEMERIVTTHIREREGRTKEQVMLLIDIELAYMNTNHEDFIGFANAQQRSNQMNKKKASGNQDEILVIRKGWLTINNIGIMKGGSKEYWFVLTAENLSWYKDDEEKEKKYMLSVDNLKLRDVEKGFMSSKHIFALFNTEQRNVYKDYRQLELACETQEEVDSWKASFLRAGVYPERVGDKEKASESEENGSDSFMHSMDPQLERQVETIRNLVDSYMAIVNKTVRDLMPKTIMHLMINNTKEFIFSELLANLYSCGDQNTLMEESAEQAQRRDEMLRMYHALKEALSIIGDINTTTVSTPMPPPVDDSWLQVQSVPAGRRSPTSSPTPQRRAPAVPPARPGSRGPAPGPPPAGSALGGAPPVPSRPGASPDPFGPPPQVPSRPNRAPPGVPRITISDP, encoded by the exons ATGGGCAACCGGGGCATGGAGGATCTCATCCCGCTGGTCAACCGGCTGCAGGATGCCTTCTCCGCCATCGGCCAGAACGCGGACCTCGACCTGCCGCAGATCGCCGTGGTGGGCGGCCAGAGCGCCGGCAAGAGCTCGGTGCTTGAGAATTTCGTAGGCAG GGACTTCTTGCCCCGAGGATCTGGCATTGTCACGCGACGTCCCCTGGTCCTGCAGCTGGTCAATGCTAACACAG AATACGCGGAGTTCCTGCACTGCAAGGGGAAGAAGTTCACTGACTTCGAGGAGGTGCGCCTGGAAATCGAGTCCGAGACCGACCGGGTCACCGGTACCAACAAGGGCATCTCTCCGGTGCCCATAAACCTGCGAGTCTACTCGCCGCACG TACTGAACCTGACACTGGTGGACCTGCCCGGAATGACCAAGGTGCCCGTGGGAGACCAGCCTCCGGACATCGAGTTCCAGATCCGAGACATGCTTATGCAGTTCGTCACCAAGGAGAACTGCCTCATCTTGGCGGTGTCCCCTGCCAACTCCGACCTGGCCAACTCTGATGCCCTCAAGGTGGCCAAGGAGGTGGACCCCCAGG GTCAGCGCACCATTGGGGTCATCACCAAGCTGGACCTGATGGATGAGGGCACAGATGCCAGGGATGTGCTGGAGAACAAGCTGCTCCCCCTGCGCCGAG GCTACATTGGAGTGGTGAACAGGAGCCAGAAGGACATAGATGGCAAGAAGGACATCACGGCTGCCTTGGCCGCTGAGCGCAAGTTCTTCCTCTCCCACCCATCCTATCGCCACCTGGCTGACCGCATGGGGACACCCTACCTGCAGAAGGTCCTCAACCAG CAACTGACGAACCACATCCGGGACACACTGCCTGGACTGCGGAACAAGCTGCAAAGCCAGCTGCTGTCCATCGAGAAGGAGGTGGAGGAGTATAAGAACTTCCGCCCTGATGACCCTGCACGGAAGACCAAGGCCCTGCTCCA GATGGTCCAGCAGTTTGCAGTGGACTTTGAGAAGCGTATTGAGGGCTCCGGAGACCAGATCGACACCTATGAGCTGTCTGGGGGAGCCCGCATAAACCGGATCTTCCATGAACGCTTCCCCTTTGAGCTAGTCAAG ATGGAGTTTGATGAGAAAGAACTTCGAAGGGAGATCAGCTATGCCATCAAGAATATCCATGGCATTAG GACGGGCCTCTTCACTCCTGACCTCGCTTTTGAAGCCACAGTGAAAAAGCAGGTGCAGAAGCTCAAAGAGCCCAGTATCAAGTGTGTGGATATGGTAGTCAGTGAGCTCACGACCACCATCAGAAAGTGTAGTGAAAAG CTCCAGCAGTACCCTCGGCTGCGGGAGGAGATGGAGCGCATCGTGACCACCCACATCCGGGAGCGTGAGGGCCGCACCAAGGAGCAG GTCATGCTTCTCATCGATATTGAGCTGGCTTACATGAACACCAACCACGAGGACTTCATAGGCTTTGCCAA TGCTCAGCAGAGGAGCAACCAGATGAACAAGAAGAAGGCTTCAGGCAACCAG GATGAGATTCTG GTCATCCGGAAGGGCTGGCTGACCATCAATAATATTGGCATCATGAAGGGGGGTTCCAAGGAGTACTGGTTTGTGCTGACTGCTGAGAATCTTTCCTGGTATAAGGATGATGAG gagaaagagaagaaatacaTGCTGTCTGTGGACAATCTGAAGCTGCGTGATGTGGAGAAGGGGTTCATGTCCAGCAAGCATATATTTGCCCTCTTCAACACAGAGCAGAG GAATGTCTACAAGGATTACCGGCAGCTGGAACTGGCCTGTGAGACACAGGAGGAGGTGGACAGCTGGAAGGCCTCCTTCCTGAGGGCTGGCGTGTACCCCGAGCGTGTTGGG GACAAGGAGAAA GCCAGCGAGTCGGAGGAGAATGGCTCAGACAGCTTCATGCACTCCATGGACCCACAGCTGGAACGGCAGGTGGAGACCATCCGGAACCTGGTAGACTCATACATGGCCATTGTCAACAAGACAGTGCGGGACCTCATGCCCAAGACCATCATGCACCTCATGATTAACAAT ACCAAGGAGTTCATCTTCTCAGAGCTGCTGGCCAACCTGTACTCCTGCGGGGACCAGAACACACTGATGGAGGAGTCGGCGGAGCAGGCGCAGCGGCGCGACGAGATGCTGCGCATGTATCACGCGCTGAAGGAGGCGCTCAGCATCATCGGCGACATCAACACGACCACCGTCAGCACGCCTATGCCTCCGCCCGTGGACGACTCCTGGCTGCAGGTGCAGAGCGTACCGGCCGGACGCAG ATCGCCCACGTCCAGCCCCACGCCGCAGCGCCGAGCCCCCGCCGTGCCCCCAGCCCGGCCCGGGTCGCGGGGCCCTGCTCCTGGGCCTCCGCCTGCTGGGTCCGCCCTGGGGGGGGCGCCCCCCGTGCCCTCCAGGCCGGGGGCTTCCCCTGACCCCTTCGGCCCCCCTCCCCAGGTGCCCTCGCGCCCCAACCGCGCCCCGCCTGGGGTCCCCAG